GCGCTGGCGACGGCTGCCGCTCTTCAGCCAGTAGCGCTTGCCGGCCTCGATGCCTTCCGGCTGCAGCGCCACGATTTGCGCGTCGAAGGCAAGGCCGACCTGCGGCTGGCTGTCGATCGAAACGATCATGTCGCCGCGCGCGACGTCCACCTGTCGGTCGAGCACGAGAGTGATTGCGTCGCCCGCGACGGCTGCGTTGCGCACGAGGTCGAAGGTGACGATCTTGGAAACATTGGCAACCATGCCCGATGGCAGGATCATGACGCTGTCGCCGGGCTTCACCGACCCGCCGGCAACCGTGCCCTGATAGCCGCGGAAGCTTTCGCCGGGACGCGAAACGCGCTGCACCGAGAGACGGAAGCCGACGGTCTGCGACGAGCGCACCGTGGCAAGCTCCAGCGTCTCGACCAGCGTCGGACCCGTGTACCAGGGCATGGAGGCCTGGCCGGAATAAACGACGTTTTCACCCTTCAGCGCCGACATCGGGATCGCAGTGATCTGCTTGATGCCGAGCGACAGGGCAAATTCCTTGAACTCGTGCGTGATCTTCTCAAATCCAGCGCGGTCATAACCCGTCAGGTCGATCTTGTTGACGGCAAGCACGAACTGCTTGATGCCGAGGAGCGAGGCGATCGTCGCGTGGCGGCGCGTCTGCTCCAGGATGCCGGCGCGGGCATCGACGAGCAGCACGGCAAGATCGGCGGTCGAGGCGCCGGTTGCCATGTTGCGGGTGTACTGTTCATGGCCGGGCGTGTCGGCGACGATGAAGGCGCGCCTGTCGGTTTGGAAATAGCGATAGGCGACATCGATGGTGATGCCCTGTTCGCGCTCCGCCTGCAGGCCGTCCAGAAGCAGCGCAAAGTCGGGCAGGCCGAGATCGTTTTGCTTGCCGGTGGAATCGCGCTGGAGCGTCGCCGCCTGGTCTTCCTTGACCGCCTTGGTGTCCCAGAGCAACCGGCCGATCAGCGTGGATTTTCCGTCATCGACGCTGCCGCAGGTGATAAGGCGCAACGGCCGCGTGTCGCGCGTGGCCTTCAACGGCTCGGCGGCAGGCAGGGCGATGGCGGTTGCAGGTGCTGCTGCAGTCATCTCAGAAATATCCTTCACGCTTCTTCTTTTCCATGGAGCCGGACTGGTCGCGGTCGATGGCGCGGCCCTGGCGCTCGGAAACGGTTGCGATTTCCAGCTCCGCTATGACGTCTTCAAGAGTGGTGGCGGTGGAGCGGATGGCACCCGTCAGCGGGAAATCGCCGAGGGTGCGGAAACGTATCATGCCTTCCTGGCGGACTTCGCCGGGAAGCAGTTCCAGCCGCGGGTCCTCCGCAAGGATCATCATGCCGTCGCGCTCAACGTAGGGGCGCTTCTTCGCATAGTAGAGCGGCACCAGCGGAATTTCTTCGGCCTGGATGTAGCGCCAGATATCAACTTCGGTCCAGTTCGAAAGCGGGAAGGCGCGTACGCTCTCACCCTTGCGGATCTGGCCGTTGTAGATGTTCCAGAGCTCTGGCCGCTGGTTGCGCGGATCCCAGCGGTGATCGGGCGTGCGGAAGGAGTAGATGCGTTCCTTGGCCCGGCTTGCCTCCTCGTCGCGGCGCGCGCCGCCGAAGGCTGCATCGAACTGTCCAGCGTCGAGCGCCTGGCGCAGCCCCTCGGTCTTCATGATGTCGGTGAAGGTCGCCGAGCCATGGGTGAAGGGTGTGATGCCTTCGGCTGCTCCGCGCGGATTGATGTGCTCGATCAGGTCCAGGTCGTACTTCTTCGCGGTCTCGTTGCGAAACGCGATCATCTCCTGGAATTTCCAGCCGGTGTTCACATGAAGAAGCGGGAAGGGGACGCGGCCCGGATAAAAGGCCTTACGTGCCAGGTGCAGCAGCACCGAGGAGTCCTTACCGATCGAATAGAGCATCACCGGACGCTCGAATTCGGCTGCAACCTCGCGGAAGATATGGATGGACTCGTTTTCCAAAGCCTTGAGGTGCGGATCGAGCGGCGGCTTGGCGCTCTGGGGATTGTT
Above is a window of Rhizobium etli 8C-3 DNA encoding:
- the cysN gene encoding sulfate adenylyltransferase subunit CysN — protein: MTAAAPATAIALPAAEPLKATRDTRPLRLITCGSVDDGKSTLIGRLLWDTKAVKEDQAATLQRDSTGKQNDLGLPDFALLLDGLQAEREQGITIDVAYRYFQTDRRAFIVADTPGHEQYTRNMATGASTADLAVLLVDARAGILEQTRRHATIASLLGIKQFVLAVNKIDLTGYDRAGFEKITHEFKEFALSLGIKQITAIPMSALKGENVVYSGQASMPWYTGPTLVETLELATVRSSQTVGFRLSVQRVSRPGESFRGYQGTVAGGSVKPGDSVMILPSGMVANVSKIVTFDLVRNAAVAGDAITLVLDRQVDVARGDMIVSIDSQPQVGLAFDAQIVALQPEGIEAGKRYWLKSGSRRQRVQVQPISQLELKTGAWHVAERLYMNAIGKVRLAFEEAAIFDPYEQNRSSGSFILIDPDTNNTVAGGMVTGKRSELGGLHAGDARVILSLPADLAEQIMASEIFANRRDEAHVHRMTAAEAAELWKNAASDI
- the cysD gene encoding sulfate adenylyltransferase subunit CysD, yielding MPDSRPDTELNNPQSAKPPLDPHLKALENESIHIFREVAAEFERPVMLYSIGKDSSVLLHLARKAFYPGRVPFPLLHVNTGWKFQEMIAFRNETAKKYDLDLIEHINPRGAAEGITPFTHGSATFTDIMKTEGLRQALDAGQFDAAFGGARRDEEASRAKERIYSFRTPDHRWDPRNQRPELWNIYNGQIRKGESVRAFPLSNWTEVDIWRYIQAEEIPLVPLYYAKKRPYVERDGMMILAEDPRLELLPGEVRQEGMIRFRTLGDFPLTGAIRSTATTLEDVIAELEIATVSERQGRAIDRDQSGSMEKKKREGYF